A genomic region of Brienomyrus brachyistius isolate T26 chromosome 6, BBRACH_0.4, whole genome shotgun sequence contains the following coding sequences:
- the zgc:64051 gene encoding leukocyte surface antigen CD53: MSQSCLNCLKYTMCAVNFLCWLFGTIVLGFGVYLMMYSKFSSLIPTVPSMNLASGLVIIGTIVTCISFLGFLGALKENRCLLLSFFILLFILMMAELSVACLLLLHEKKIDTFIENDLNKSLKQALTNKNETNDWDKIQELFQCCGVYNATDWGDNVPHSCCSISDCKNKPPFWEKGCYTKLKDNFENNLLTIGAIVIVMCIVEVLAMCFSMTLFCHISQSGLGYK, from the exons ATGTCTCAGAGCTGCCTGAACTGTCTCAAGTACACAATGTGTGCAGTCAACTTTCTCTGCTGG TTGTTTGGAACAATCGTCCTTGGCTTCGGGGTCTACCTGATGATGTACTCCAAGTTCTCTTCGTTGATCCCAACCGTCCCCTCCATGAATCTAGCCAGTGGCCTAGTGATCATCGGCACTATTGTGACCTGCATCTCATTCCTGGGTTTCCTGGGTGCCCTCAAAGAAAATCGATGCCTTCTCTTATCT TTTTTCATCTTGCTCTTCATCCTAATGATGGCTGAGCTGTCTGTGGCCTGTCTTCTGCTGCTGCATGAGAAAAAG ATCGACACATTCATCGAAAATGACTTAAATAAAAGTCTGAAACAAGCTTTAACAAATAAGAATGAAACTAATGACTGGGACAAAATACAGGAATTA TTTCAGTGCTGTGGTGTTTACAATGCAACTGACTGGGGTGATAATGTTCCTCACTCCTGCTGTTCGATTTCCGACTGCAAGAATAAACCACCCTTCTGGGAAAAG ggctgctACACAAAACTGAAGGACAATTTTGAGAATAACCTTCTGACAATTGGGGCCATTGTGATCGTCATGTGCATCGTCGAG GTCTTGGCCATGTGCTTCTCCATGACGCTGTTCTGTCACATCAGCCAGTCCGGACTGGGCTACAAGTGA